One window from the genome of Bradyrhizobium xenonodulans encodes:
- a CDS encoding sulfur globule protein precursor has product MLRKLSLAAVAAVALGAALAPTSASAHWHGGGWHGGGWGHHGWGGPRFYARGPVVSYGYGGCYVRRLVPTPWGPRWRMINRCY; this is encoded by the coding sequence ATGTTGAGGAAACTTTCGCTTGCCGCAGTCGCCGCGGTTGCGCTGGGTGCCGCGCTGGCGCCGACCTCCGCCTCCGCGCACTGGCATGGCGGTGGCTGGCACGGCGGCGGCTGGGGCCATCACGGTTGGGGCGGACCGCGCTTTTATGCCCGCGGCCCCGTCGTCTCCTACGGTTATGGCGGCTGCTATGTGCGCCGGCTGGTCCCGACCCCCTGGGGTCCCCGCTGGCGGATGATCAACCGCTGCTACTGA
- the ndk gene encoding nucleoside-diphosphate kinase, with protein sequence MAIERTFSIIKPDATARNLTGAVNAVIEKAGLRIVAQKRIRMTKEQAETFYAVHKARPFFGELVEFMTSGPVVVQVLEAEGAIAKYRDAMGATDPSKAADGTIRKLYAKSIGENSAHGSDAPETAAIEIAQFFSGNEIVG encoded by the coding sequence ATGGCGATTGAACGCACCTTCTCGATCATCAAGCCCGATGCGACCGCGCGTAACCTGACCGGTGCGGTCAACGCCGTGATCGAAAAGGCGGGCCTGCGCATCGTCGCGCAGAAGCGCATCCGCATGACCAAGGAACAGGCCGAGACCTTCTATGCCGTCCACAAGGCCCGCCCGTTCTTCGGCGAGCTCGTCGAGTTCATGACCTCGGGCCCGGTCGTCGTCCAGGTGCTGGAAGCCGAGGGCGCCATCGCCAAGTACCGCGATGCCATGGGCGCGACCGATCCGTCCAAGGCGGCCGACGGCACCATCCGCAAGCTCTACGCAAAGTCGATCGGCGAGAATTCCGCTCACGGTTCGGACGCGCCGGAGACCGCCGCGATCGAGATCGCGCAGTTCTTCTCGGGCAACGAGATCGTCGGCTGA